From Myxococcales bacterium, one genomic window encodes:
- a CDS encoding PilZ domain-containing protein: protein MGQPLTCQFETESGESVLAAGQVTWCQDGPDGGEFGLSFGQLDAQSLATLSRLLPAGDATDPGAAAPRVPVGRVRLHIDGLGAPMRARVRDASSAKVTTTSDLGYLTAGKLLELEDAETGDKRPARIQRVEVETNEAHVPQLVVTMKYQDAATASEAQRARRGAPAPNGRGRRRERRRLERHEARVRRAREGRGEHGGRRPEEARARHRRRAAPREDRRGHAGAEAQGRRERRGARAPHHGARAGRCAPLRRPQGRPRERERDDEPEAPPAPKLDKRKLGIAGAVGVALILGLVAMRKPHEPAPLAAAPAEPVASAAAVAPLRSPRPSARRGPRGPRGPPIVAAAAQPSVGEASPALGAEDEETTPERRASPSPSRTAPSRTGRCSSSRWTAPSSACRGPAAHGLHGRPSAPPILEAASPLAARTRASRGSASPTTAAAPS, encoded by the coding sequence GTGGGGCAGCCGCTCACTTGCCAATTCGAGACCGAGAGCGGCGAGTCCGTGCTCGCGGCCGGCCAGGTCACCTGGTGCCAAGACGGGCCCGACGGCGGCGAGTTCGGCCTCTCGTTCGGCCAGCTCGACGCGCAGTCGCTCGCCACGCTGTCGCGCCTGCTTCCCGCCGGCGACGCGACGGATCCTGGCGCCGCCGCCCCGCGCGTTCCGGTCGGCCGCGTGCGGCTGCACATCGACGGCCTCGGCGCGCCCATGCGCGCGCGGGTGCGCGACGCCTCCTCGGCGAAGGTCACGACCACCAGCGATCTCGGGTACTTGACCGCGGGCAAGCTGCTCGAGCTCGAGGACGCCGAGACCGGCGACAAGCGCCCGGCGCGCATCCAGCGCGTGGAGGTCGAGACCAACGAGGCCCACGTCCCCCAGCTCGTGGTGACGATGAAATACCAGGACGCGGCGACCGCCAGCGAGGCTCAGCGAGCCCGTCGCGGCGCCCCGGCGCCGAACGGCCGAGGCCGAAGACGAGAGCGACGGCGACTCGAACGGCATGAAGCACGAGTTCGGCGAGCGCGCGAAGGGCGTGGCGAGCACGGTGGGCGCAGGCCTGAAGAAGCTCGGGCCCGCCATCGGCGCCGCGCTGCTCCGCGCGAAGACCGCCGCGGGCATGCTGGCGCAGAAGCGCAAGGCCGACGCGAGCGACGAGGCGCCCGCGCGCCGCACCACGGCGCCCGCGCCGGGCGGTGCGCTCCACTCCGCCGGCCGCAAGGTCGTCCGCGGGAGCGCGAGCGCGACGACGAGCCCGAGGCGCCGCCCGCACCCAAGCTCGACAAGCGAAAGCTCGGCATCGCCGGCGCGGTCGGCGTCGCGCTGATTCTCGGCCTCGTGGCGATGCGCAAGCCCCACGAGCCGGCGCCGCTCGCCGCTGCCCCGGCCGAGCCCGTCGCCTCGGCGGCCGCGGTCGCCCCGCTCCGGTCGCCCCGGCCCTCCGCCCGCCGCGGCCCCCGCGGCCCCCGCGGCCCGCCGATCGTAGCCGCGGCCGCGCAGCCCAGCGTCGGCGAGGCGAGCCCTGCGCTAGGCGCCGAAGACGAAGAGACGACCCCGGAAAGAAGGGCAAGCCCAAGCCCTTCTCGAACGGCCCCGTCGCGCACGGGACGGTGCTCAAGCTCAAGATGGACGGCCCCATCGAGCGCCTGCAGGGGCCCCGCAGCCCACGGGCTTCACGGTCGTCCTTCCGCACCGCCGATCCTCGAGGCCGCCTCGCCCCTCGCCGCCAGGACCCGCGCATCGCGGGGATCCGCATCGCCAACGACGGCGGCGGCGCCGAGCTGA
- a CDS encoding signal peptidase II, with protein MHRPSDAPTRRISPVVSVVSLLSVAGLVGCDHATRPRRPSCLASRVARPVLPGVDLAYTENHDVAFSLLRGVDIPARPVVLAVLPAVATLLLAGARRAAAWSAPRRELVAYVLLLAGALGNLLDRVSRGFVVDFISVRPWPVFNVATLLVVAGRVCSPSRRCGARAARRA; from the coding sequence ATGCACCGCCCGTCAGACGCGCCCACTCGCCGGATCAGCCCCGTCGTGTCTGTCGTGTCGCTCCTCTCCGTCGCCGGCCTCGTGGGCTGCGACCACGCGACCAGGCCGCGGCGACCCTCGTGCCTCGCGTCGCGCGTGGCGCGGCCGGTGTTGCCGGGCGTCGACCTCGCCTACACGGAGAACCACGACGTGGCCTTCAGCCTGCTCCGCGGCGTGGACATCCCCGCGCGGCCGGTGGTGCTCGCCGTGCTTCCCGCAGTCGCGACGCTCCTGCTCGCGGGTGCGCGGCGCGCAGCGGCGTGGAGTGCGCCGCGGCGCGAGCTCGTCGCGTATGTCCTGCTGCTCGCGGGTGCCCTCGGGAACCTGCTCGACCGCGTGAGCCGCGGCTTCGTGGTCGACTTCATCTCGGTGCGCCCGTGGCCGGTCTTCAACGTGGCGACGTTGCTCGTCGTCGCGGGGCGGGTCTGCTCGCCCTCGAGGCGCTGCGGCGCTCGAGCCGCGCGGCGCGCGTGA